A part of Fusarium graminearum PH-1 chromosome 3, whole genome shotgun sequence genomic DNA contains:
- a CDS encoding 1-aminocyclopropane-1-carboxylate deaminase, which produces MTVVTLPEPFASIPRENFLFGASPLQPLPRISAALGGKVNVYAKREDCNSGLAYGGNKVRKLEYLAAEAQAEGCDTLVSIGGVQSNHTRAVTAVASKLGLKAATVQEHWVDWEDPGYEKVGNIQLSRLMGGDVRLDPSTFGIEHKTTLAKLKDELKSNGQKPYYIPAGASDHPLGGLGFARWAFEVEAQEKELGIFFDTVIVCAVTGSTFAGMIAGFKLAQKKNGSPARKIIGIDASGKVQQTFDQVLRIAKNTAAKIGLSEDDITADDVILDPNYNAKVYGIPDETTLEAMRFGAATEAFITDPVYEGKSLAGMMDLIKTGKIAGGNVLYAHLGGQLALNAYSSI; this is translated from the exons ATGACTGTCGTCACTCTTCCTGAGCCTTTTGCAAGCATCCCCAGAGAGAACTTTCTCTTTGGAGCTTCacctcttcaacctcttcctAGAATATCCGCTGCTCTCGGAGGAAAGGTTAATGTCTACGCAAAGCGCGAAGATTGCAACTCTGGCCTTGCCTATGGTGGAAACAAGGTCCGAAAGCTAGA GTACCTCGCCGCTGAAGCCCAAGCCGAAGGATGCGATACCCTCGTCTCAATCGGCGGCGTCCAATCCAACCACACCCGCGCCGTCACAGCCGTCGCTTCAAAGCTCGGTCTCAAAGCCGCCACAGTCCAAGAGCACTGGGTTGACTGGGAAGACCCTGGCTATGAAAAGGTCGGCAACATCCAGCTCTCTCGACTCATGGGCGGCGACGTGAGACTCGACCCTTCGACATTCGGCATCGAGCACAAAACAACcctcgccaagctcaaggacgagctcaagagcaACGGCCAGAAGCCCTACTACATCCCAGCAGGTGCTTCAGACCATCCCCTCGGCGGTCTCGGTTTCGCGCGCTGGGCATTCGAGGTTGAGGCGCAAGAGAAAGAACTCGGCATCTTTTTCGACACCGTCATCGTCTGCGCCGTGACAGGTTCCACGTTTGCCGGTATGATCGCCGGCTTCAAGCTTGCgcaaaagaagaacggtTCTCCCGCGCGAAAGATCATCGGCATCGACGCTTCAGGCAAAGTGCAGCAGACATTCGACCAAGTCCTGCgcatcgccaagaacacGGCGGCAAAGATTGGTCTCAGCGAGGACGACATCACAGCCGACGACGTGATCCTCGACCCCAACTACAACGCCAAGGTGTACGGTATCCCTGACGAGACAACACTCGAAGCCATGAGGTTTGGAGCTGCGACTGAGGCGTTCATCACGGATCCTGTATACGAGGGCAAGAGTTTGGCGGGCATGATGGATTTGATCAAGACGGGCAAGATTGCGGGCGGGAATGTGCTTTATGCTCATTTGGGAGGACAATTGGCACTTAATGCTTACTCGAGTATTTAA
- a CDS encoding pyridoxine biosynthesis protein PDX1: MTNDNSNNTGASNGEAKSSFTVKAGLAQMLKGGVIMDVVNAEQARIAEEAGACAVMALERVPADIRKDGGVARMSDPAMIKEIQDAVTIPVMAKARIGHFVECQILEALGVDYIDESEVLTPADDESHVEKSPFSVPFVCGCRNLGEALRRIAEGAAMIRTKGEAGTGDVVEAVRHMKTVNRDIAQAKAALAEGGIVRIREMARKLEVDAELLRQTAELGRLPVVNFAAGGVATPADAALMMQLGCDGVFVGSGIFKSGDPAKRAKAIVRATTHFRDAKVLAETSTGLGEAMVGINCDSMKPEEKLAGRGW; encoded by the coding sequence ATGACAAACGACAACTCTAACAACACTGGCGCCTCCAATGGCGAGGCCAAGTCCTCCTTCACCGTCAAGGCCGGTCTCGCTCAGATGCTCAAGGGCGGTGTCATCATGGACGTCGTAAACGCTGAGCAAGCTCGCATTGCCGAAGAAGCCGGTGCCTGCGCCGTCATGGCCCTCGAGCGTGTCCCCGCCGACATCCGCAAGGACGGTGGTGTCGCCCGCATGTCCGACCccgccatgatcaaggagatccaAGATGCCGTTACCATCCCCGTCATGGCCAAGGCCCGTATCGGTCACTTTGTAGAGTGTCAGATCCTCGAGGCCCTTGGCGTCGACTACATCGACGAGTCCGAGGTTCTCACCCCCGCCGACGACGAGAGCCACGTCGAAAAGAGCCCCTTCAGCGTCCCCTTTGTCTGCGGATGCCGAAACCTGGGTGAAGCCCTCCGCCGAATCGCTGAAGGCGCTGCCATGATCCGAACAAAGGGCGAGGCCGGCACCGGAGACGTTGTCGAGGCTGTGCGACACATGAAGACCGTCAACAGAGACATTGCGCAAGCCAAGGCCGCTCTCGCCGAGGGCGGCATCGTGCGCATCCGCGAGATGGCCCGCAAGCTTGAAGTCGACGCCGAATTGCTCCGCCAAACCGCCGAGCTGGGCCGTCTCCCCGTGGTCAACTTTGCGGCCGGCGGAGTTGCCACGCCCGCCGATGCGGCGCTCATGATGCAGCTCGGCTGCGAcggtgtctttgtcggcagCGGAATCTTCAAGTCTGGCGACCCTGCCAAGCGGGCCAAGGCCATCGTGCGAGCCACGACACACTTCAGGGACGCCAAGGTTCTTGCAGAGACTAGCACGGGGCTTGGCGAGGCCATGGTGGGAATCAACTGCGATAGCATGAAGcccgaggagaagcttgctgGACGAGGATGGTAG